A genomic region of Mitsuaria sp. 7 contains the following coding sequences:
- a CDS encoding tripartite tricarboxylate transporter substrate binding protein — MTNRRSVLIAAPALLLARRSWAADTFPSKPIRYIVPVAAGGGSDFIGRAVCERWGHALNQTFVVDNIGGGGGVIATQATAKAPPDGYTLMQGYVATHGTSPATRKLPYDAVKDFSPIGMIGGTPNVLVVNSAVPVNDLKGFIEYARKNPGKLSYGSSGVGSLTQLVMELFKQQAGVFMLHVPYRGISPAFTDLMGGQTHAMFPGLAAALPHIRSGRVKPLAVTGTARNPTLKDVPTLIESGFKGFDAMQWYGVVGPAGIPAPLVKQLNATLNAVLKASDMREKLAAEAVDPTAMSPEQFGRHIQAEVARWTTLARERKIQVDD, encoded by the coding sequence ATGACGAACCGACGATCCGTGCTGATCGCCGCTCCCGCGCTCCTGCTCGCCAGGCGCTCATGGGCGGCGGACACCTTCCCCAGCAAGCCGATCCGATACATCGTGCCCGTGGCCGCGGGCGGCGGCAGCGACTTCATCGGCCGCGCCGTCTGCGAACGCTGGGGCCATGCGCTCAACCAGACGTTCGTCGTCGACAACATCGGCGGCGGAGGCGGCGTGATCGCCACGCAGGCCACGGCCAAGGCGCCGCCCGACGGCTACACGCTGATGCAGGGCTACGTGGCCACGCACGGCACCAGCCCGGCCACGCGCAAGCTGCCCTACGACGCGGTCAAGGACTTCAGCCCCATCGGCATGATTGGCGGCACGCCCAACGTGCTGGTGGTCAACAGCGCGGTGCCGGTCAACGACCTCAAGGGCTTCATCGAGTACGCCCGCAAGAACCCCGGCAAGCTGAGCTACGGCTCCTCCGGCGTGGGCTCGCTGACGCAGCTCGTGATGGAGCTCTTCAAGCAGCAGGCCGGCGTCTTCATGCTGCACGTGCCCTACCGCGGCATCTCGCCGGCCTTCACCGACCTGATGGGCGGCCAGACCCACGCGATGTTCCCCGGCCTGGCCGCAGCGCTGCCGCACATCCGCTCCGGCCGCGTGAAACCGCTGGCCGTCACCGGCACCGCGCGCAATCCGACGCTCAAGGACGTGCCCACGCTGATCGAGTCCGGATTCAAGGGCTTCGACGCGATGCAGTGGTACGGCGTCGTCGGCCCCGCCGGCATCCCCGCGCCGCTGGTCAAGCAGCTCAACGCCACGCTGAACGCGGTGCTCAAGGCGTCCGACATGCGCGAGAAGCTGGCCGCGGAAGCCGTCGATCCGACGGCCATGAGCCCCGAGCAGTTCGGCCGTCACATCCAGGCCGAGGTGGCCCGGTGGACCACGCTGGCCCGCGAACGCAAGATCCAGGTCGACGATTGA
- a CDS encoding GntR family transcriptional regulator, with protein MLPWITDTSPDLLAEVRDTSLAKLVRDEVLNAILRGDLPPGQRINEPDVAARLRVSRVPVREALRELESTGLVAARKHAGVFVRVLDPKEISNLYELRSLLDGHAGRRAAALDRPRRDALVKRLVTLGREMKANARRRDVQAYYAANLAFHWAIVEATDNEPLTRTYQGIVQQLHLSRLRNLSRDVGMKVSILEHDQIVAALDDGDAALCQRLQEHHVNAAHGRLLETEGKNGGGDPGDGMS; from the coding sequence ATGCTGCCCTGGATCACCGACACCTCCCCCGACCTGCTCGCCGAGGTGCGGGACACGTCGCTCGCCAAGCTCGTCCGCGACGAGGTGCTGAACGCCATCCTCCGCGGGGACCTGCCGCCGGGACAGCGCATCAACGAACCGGACGTCGCGGCCCGCCTGCGCGTTTCGCGCGTCCCCGTGCGGGAGGCGCTGCGCGAGCTTGAAAGCACCGGCCTGGTCGCCGCGCGCAAGCACGCCGGCGTGTTCGTGCGGGTCCTCGACCCCAAGGAAATCTCCAACCTCTACGAGCTGCGCAGCCTGCTCGACGGCCACGCCGGCCGCCGCGCCGCGGCGCTGGACCGTCCCCGTCGCGATGCCCTCGTGAAGCGGCTCGTGACGCTGGGCCGCGAGATGAAGGCCAACGCGCGCCGTCGCGACGTGCAGGCCTATTACGCCGCCAACCTCGCCTTCCACTGGGCCATCGTCGAGGCCACCGACAACGAGCCGCTGACGCGCACCTACCAGGGGATCGTCCAGCAGCTGCACCTGTCGCGGCTGCGGAACCTGTCGCGCGACGTGGGCATGAAGGTCTCGATCCTGGAGCACGACCAGATCGTCGCCGCGCTCGACGACGGTGACGCCGCGCTGTGCCAGCGGCTGCAGGAACACCACGTCAACGCGGCGCACGGGCGTCTGCTGGAGACGGAAGGAAAGAACGGCGGCGGCGACCCGGGCGACGGCATGAGCTAG
- a CDS encoding MerR family transcriptional regulator produces the protein MRTAHATAPFSMSQAGAITGLPSSYIKALISEDLLAPSRDMRFTFQDLVLLRAARRLLASGVPSYKVVAALAHVRESLAADYRKSLN, from the coding sequence ATGCGCACTGCCCATGCCACCGCCCCGTTCTCGATGAGCCAGGCCGGCGCCATCACCGGACTGCCGTCGAGCTATATCAAGGCATTGATCTCGGAGGACCTGCTGGCACCGAGCCGGGACATGCGATTCACGTTCCAGGATCTGGTGCTGCTCCGGGCGGCGCGTCGGCTCCTCGCGTCGGGGGTGCCGTCCTACAAGGTGGTCGCCGCGTTGGCGCACGTGCGTGAAAGCCTCGCCGCGGACTATCGGAAGAGTCTGAACTGA
- a CDS encoding DUF2789 domain-containing protein, with protein sequence MEAPNHQFHELFDQLGLPSSEAEIREFISVHRPLPGDVKITEAPFWSEQQSRLLKELLLQDADWAEAVDQLNVALH encoded by the coding sequence ATGGAAGCGCCCAACCACCAGTTTCACGAGTTGTTCGACCAGCTCGGTCTGCCCTCTTCCGAGGCGGAGATCCGCGAGTTCATCTCGGTGCACCGACCGCTGCCCGGTGACGTGAAGATCACCGAGGCGCCGTTCTGGTCCGAGCAGCAGTCGCGCCTGCTCAAGGAGCTGCTGCTTCAGGACGCGGACTGGGCCGAGGCCGTCGACCAGCTGAACGTGGCGCTGCACTGA
- a CDS encoding zinc-binding dehydrogenase, with amino-acid sequence MSGDKHTMRGYTLQHHDGHAELVLREDLPRPVPGPGQLLIRVRAAGLNRGEFLAGHGLHGAGGAGGAPKPVGAEAAGEVIEVGGGVQGWRVGDRVMGRCAGGFADFALISEAEALHVPEALDWTAAGAIPLTFLVVYDMLVVQGRLMAGETLLVAGGSSGVGVAALSAAKAMGATVIATSGSATKLARLKTLGLDLGLETRAPEFATAVREATDGRGADLAIDTVGGTVFAECVRSLGFQGRLAMVGYVDGVLKAELDLEALHARRLHLFGVSNKLRTPRQRAEPVPGFRTDWLPLFADGRLRPVVDRVFRFEDLAQAKASMEHAEHLGKIVLAGSAD; translated from the coding sequence ATGAGCGGAGACAAGCACACGATGCGCGGCTACACCCTCCAACACCACGACGGCCACGCGGAGCTGGTGCTCCGCGAGGACCTGCCCCGCCCTGTCCCCGGTCCCGGTCAACTGCTCATCCGCGTGCGCGCGGCGGGTCTGAACCGCGGTGAGTTCCTGGCCGGTCACGGCCTTCACGGCGCTGGCGGCGCTGGCGGCGCCCCGAAGCCGGTGGGCGCGGAAGCGGCCGGCGAAGTCATCGAAGTCGGCGGCGGCGTCCAGGGGTGGCGCGTCGGCGATCGCGTCATGGGTCGGTGCGCCGGCGGCTTCGCCGACTTCGCGCTGATCAGCGAGGCGGAGGCGCTGCACGTGCCCGAAGCCCTCGACTGGACAGCCGCGGGCGCGATCCCGCTCACCTTCCTCGTCGTCTACGACATGCTGGTGGTCCAGGGCCGGTTGATGGCGGGCGAGACCCTGCTCGTGGCGGGAGGTAGCTCAGGCGTCGGCGTCGCCGCGCTGTCGGCGGCCAAGGCCATGGGCGCGACGGTGATCGCCACGTCGGGCAGCGCGACCAAGCTCGCCCGGCTGAAGACGCTGGGGCTGGACCTCGGTCTCGAGACCCGCGCGCCAGAGTTCGCCACCGCGGTGCGCGAGGCGACGGATGGTCGTGGCGCGGACCTCGCCATCGACACCGTCGGCGGCACCGTGTTCGCCGAATGCGTGCGGTCGCTGGGCTTCCAGGGAAGGCTTGCGATGGTCGGTTACGTGGACGGCGTGCTCAAGGCCGAGCTCGACCTCGAAGCGTTGCACGCACGGCGTCTTCATCTCTTCGGCGTCTCGAACAAGCTCCGAACTCCGCGGCAGCGCGCGGAACCGGTGCCAGGGTTCAGGACGGACTGGCTCCCGCTGTTCGCCGACGGTCGCCTGCGGCCCGTGGTGGACCGCGTGTTCCGCTTCGAGGACCTGGCGCAGGCCAAGGCCTCGATGGAACACGCCGAGCATCTCGGCAAGATCGTGCTGGCGGGAAGTGCGGACTGA
- a CDS encoding YbhB/YbcL family Raf kinase inhibitor-like protein — MFPRSRLLILITGACLALTASAQQGDGTDVPIRSHVFKPDKVDATDAQVAALKAPAGFKVSVFARNLKNARIIAVAPDGKIYVSRRDTGDVLMLEDRDGDGVADGPPVKVLARAGTHGLAIHDGKLYVATVKEIFVAPLQADGRVGEPTLIVGDLPDAGQHPNRTIAFGPDGMLYITAGSTCNACNESNPENATILRASPDGQSRVIVASGLRNTIGFDWHPATGALWGMDHGIDFLGDDVQPEELNLIEQGRRYGWPHVWGPGGINPQSTPPGEITKAQWKNDSVPMALGYKAHAAPMQMVFDKGGGRFPAEYAGDAFVTMRGSWNRKEASGYEIVRIRFADGKPQRIEPFVTGFLTDRGRTHIARPVGLAWARDGALLMSDDANGVLYRVAYQGNAQPAAAMQTPADEMKRQAQRGVGVPLANDRPETTPRTSAVIELSSTAFASGAPIPTRHSEYADGVSPALTWKAVAGARSYVLLVEDPDARPITPFVHWVAWNIPADVTALPEGLQEQERLTEPAGLMQGTTSRGSVGYYGPRPPVGDPSHHYHFQVLALDILLQLPLGANRDDVLAAAKGHVLGKGELVGTYRQEIKPPK, encoded by the coding sequence ATGTTTCCCCGTTCCCGGCTCTTGATCCTGATCACCGGCGCCTGCCTGGCGCTGACCGCCAGTGCGCAGCAAGGTGACGGCACCGACGTGCCGATCCGCAGTCACGTCTTCAAGCCCGACAAGGTCGACGCTACCGACGCCCAGGTCGCGGCCCTCAAGGCGCCGGCCGGGTTCAAGGTGTCCGTCTTCGCAAGGAACCTGAAAAACGCGCGGATCATCGCCGTGGCGCCCGACGGGAAAATCTACGTCAGCCGGCGCGATACGGGCGACGTCCTGATGCTCGAGGACCGCGATGGCGATGGTGTCGCCGACGGGCCGCCGGTGAAGGTGCTAGCCCGGGCCGGCACTCATGGCCTGGCCATCCACGACGGCAAGCTGTACGTGGCGACCGTCAAGGAGATCTTCGTCGCGCCGTTGCAAGCCGACGGTCGCGTCGGCGAACCGACGCTCATCGTCGGCGACCTGCCCGATGCCGGCCAGCATCCGAACCGGACGATCGCTTTCGGGCCGGACGGCATGCTCTACATCACCGCCGGCTCGACCTGCAATGCGTGCAACGAGAGCAACCCCGAGAACGCCACGATCCTGCGGGCCTCGCCGGACGGTCAGAGCCGCGTCATCGTGGCCAGCGGATTGCGCAACACGATCGGCTTCGACTGGCATCCGGCCACGGGCGCGCTGTGGGGCATGGACCATGGCATCGACTTCCTGGGCGACGACGTGCAGCCCGAGGAACTGAATCTCATCGAACAAGGCAGACGCTACGGCTGGCCGCATGTCTGGGGCCCGGGCGGCATCAACCCGCAGAGCACGCCGCCGGGCGAGATCACCAAGGCGCAGTGGAAGAACGACAGCGTGCCGATGGCGCTGGGCTACAAGGCCCATGCGGCGCCGATGCAGATGGTCTTCGACAAGGGCGGCGGCCGCTTCCCCGCGGAGTACGCGGGCGACGCCTTCGTGACGATGCGCGGCTCCTGGAACCGCAAGGAGGCATCGGGCTATGAGATCGTCCGCATCCGTTTCGCCGACGGCAAGCCGCAACGCATCGAGCCCTTCGTCACCGGCTTCCTGACCGACCGCGGTCGCACGCACATCGCGCGGCCGGTCGGCCTGGCCTGGGCCCGGGATGGCGCACTGCTGATGTCGGACGACGCGAACGGCGTCCTCTATCGCGTGGCCTATCAGGGGAACGCCCAGCCGGCGGCAGCGATGCAGACACCCGCGGACGAGATGAAGCGCCAGGCGCAACGCGGCGTCGGCGTGCCGCTCGCGAATGACAGGCCGGAGACGACCCCGCGCACGTCGGCCGTCATTGAGCTGAGCTCTACCGCCTTCGCCTCAGGCGCGCCCATCCCGACCAGGCACAGCGAGTACGCCGACGGCGTCTCGCCGGCCTTGACCTGGAAGGCGGTCGCCGGGGCGAGGAGCTACGTGCTGCTCGTCGAGGACCCCGATGCCAGGCCCATCACGCCCTTCGTGCACTGGGTCGCCTGGAACATCCCCGCCGATGTGACCGCGCTGCCAGAAGGTCTCCAGGAACAGGAGCGGCTCACCGAGCCCGCGGGACTGATGCAGGGCACCACCAGCCGCGGCTCCGTCGGCTACTACGGCCCTCGGCCGCCCGTCGGCGATCCGTCGCATCACTACCACTTCCAGGTCCTGGCGCTGGACATCCTGCTGCAGCTGCCCTTGGGCGCGAACCGCGACGACGTGCTGGCGGCGGCCAAGGGACACGTGCTCGGCAAGGGCGAACTCGTGGGCACTTACCGCCAGGAAATCAAGCCGCCGAAGTGA
- a CDS encoding MmgE/PrpD family protein has translation MARNTQVAADHNAPPITQILARYVATHPSRGWSDAVDHEAHRTFMNWAGCAVGAAGHEAMHAALAAVQMLEPSAQASILGRAEKVDMAGAALLNGISSHTFDFDDTHLKTIIHPAGPVASAALALAEHLGLSGRQLIDAMVLGIDVSCRMGNLVYPEHYDRGWHITGSTGTLGAAAACARLLGLDEYRTQMALGIAASQPVGLREQFGTMTKPFHPGGAARAGLLSALLARHGYTASPRALEAPRGFAQVVSTKYAWNEATDELGERFEISFNTYKPFACGIVIHPSIDAAVQLREQGVRPEDVERIELKVHSLVLELTGKKEPADGLQGKFSVYHGVSAGLIFGRAGEPEYDDAIVNREDVVALRRKVVATIDDNIDEASVDMTAVLRDGRRVHVFVEHAIGSLHKPMSDAALDAKFHSQSDVVIGAARSDALIAACWKLGDLADVRELTALARP, from the coding sequence ATGGCACGCAATACCCAGGTCGCCGCCGACCACAACGCCCCGCCCATCACCCAGATCCTCGCCCGCTACGTGGCCACGCATCCCTCGCGCGGCTGGAGCGACGCGGTGGACCACGAGGCCCATCGCACCTTCATGAACTGGGCGGGTTGCGCCGTCGGCGCCGCCGGTCATGAGGCGATGCACGCGGCGCTGGCCGCCGTGCAGATGCTGGAGCCTTCCGCGCAGGCCAGCATCCTCGGCCGCGCCGAGAAGGTCGACATGGCCGGCGCCGCGCTGCTGAACGGCATCAGCTCGCACACCTTCGACTTCGACGACACGCACCTGAAGACCATCATCCATCCGGCCGGTCCGGTGGCCTCGGCGGCGCTGGCGCTGGCCGAGCACCTCGGCCTGTCCGGCCGGCAGCTGATCGACGCGATGGTCCTGGGCATCGACGTGTCCTGCCGCATGGGCAACCTCGTCTACCCGGAGCACTACGACCGCGGCTGGCACATCACCGGCTCCACCGGGACGCTGGGGGCCGCGGCGGCCTGCGCGCGGCTGCTCGGACTGGACGAGTACCGGACGCAGATGGCGCTGGGCATCGCCGCCTCGCAGCCCGTGGGCCTGCGCGAGCAGTTCGGGACGATGACCAAGCCCTTCCATCCTGGTGGCGCCGCGCGCGCCGGACTGCTGTCGGCGCTGCTGGCCAGGCACGGCTACACCGCCAGCCCGCGCGCCCTCGAGGCACCGCGCGGCTTTGCGCAGGTGGTGTCGACGAAGTACGCCTGGAACGAGGCCACCGACGAGCTCGGCGAGCGCTTCGAGATTTCCTTCAACACCTACAAGCCCTTCGCCTGCGGCATCGTCATCCACCCGAGCATCGACGCCGCCGTGCAGCTGCGCGAGCAGGGCGTGCGGCCCGAGGACGTCGAGCGCATCGAGCTGAAGGTGCATTCGCTGGTGCTGGAGCTCACCGGCAAGAAGGAACCGGCGGACGGCCTGCAGGGCAAGTTCAGCGTCTATCACGGCGTCTCGGCCGGCCTGATCTTCGGCCGCGCGGGCGAGCCCGAGTACGACGACGCGATCGTCAACCGCGAGGACGTCGTGGCGTTGCGCCGCAAGGTCGTGGCGACGATCGACGACAACATCGACGAGGCCTCGGTCGACATGACGGCGGTGCTGCGCGACGGCCGTCGCGTCCACGTCTTCGTCGAGCACGCGATCGGCTCGCTGCACAAGCCGATGAGCGACGCGGCGCTGGACGCGAAATTCCACTCGCAATCGGACGTCGTCATCGGCGCCGCGCGCAGCGACGCGTTGATCGCGGCCTGCTGGAAGCTCGGCGACCTGGCCGACGTGCGCGAGCTGACAGCACTGGCGCGGCCCTGA
- a CDS encoding PAS domain-containing protein, whose product MSQPPSTPSPSPTDSQRWLDGGGDMGARMRNMDWRDHPLGPLQTWPQSLRSAVSICLGSRFPMVVLWGPRLVMLYNDAYAPLLGDKHPGALGCSIHDVWTEIADVIAPLMAGVMSTGEATWIPDGYLALERHGAAEETYFSYSFGPVRVEDGSVGGILAVTMETTQRVVGERRLAFLKALDDATADAVDARDVCSRAMTVLGAGTQDVPQAALYLRQSGHAEMRVAQTASPIGRPVDWPAELTADLAAGDASGTPATACPIPCAIAVPIQIEGRAERLGTFVAVLNPQRPLDDDYRTFIALIGRQIGRSISDVNALALERARLHAEQELRRIFEQAPSFVCILKGPDHVFEFVNRAHLRLFNSAAWLGKPAREAFPDIAGQGYFEQLDEVYRTGNRFVAASAPVRYRYAPGSAEEERLLDFIYEPIRDESGRVTGVFCEGFDVTAQRRAESALAAALQQTQGQRRLYEAILANTPDLAYVFDLSHRFVYANEVLLRMWGKTWDEAIGRNCLELGYEPWHAAMHDEEIERVVATGQPVRGEVPFAGAFGRRIYDYIFVPVFGPGGEVIAVAGTTRDITEIKAMQETLRSQADQLRENDQRKDEFLGILAHELRNPLAPLKNGLEVFRRLGARDEPTLQKVQAMMDRQLVQMVRLIDDLLDVTRISSGKIRMSRSRVALAEVVQAAVETSQPAIDLQGHRLSIAAPGRPVFVDADATRLAQVFLNLLTNAAKFTAPGGHLQIVTEQQGRDVVVTVRDDGEGIPPDMLSRIFEMFVQVDRAQDRERERSGLGIGLSLARGLVELHGGSIEARSDGPGRGSAFIVRLPMAADAARPVGESDRSDDLPSLAGRRVLIADDNVDAADSLALLFELMGARPRVAHDGLDAVAQAERCQPELVLLDLGMPGLSGYEACARIKASPWGRDMVVVALTGWGQEKDRRQSREAGFDAHLVKPVSTEAIKALMASTAPAPSGPGREHAGASPGAERRAT is encoded by the coding sequence ATGAGCCAGCCGCCTTCAACGCCCTCGCCTTCCCCGACGGACAGCCAGCGCTGGCTCGACGGCGGCGGGGACATGGGCGCGCGCATGCGAAACATGGACTGGCGCGACCATCCGCTGGGTCCGCTGCAGACCTGGCCGCAGAGCCTGCGCTCCGCCGTCAGCATCTGCCTGGGCTCGCGCTTCCCGATGGTCGTGCTCTGGGGCCCGCGGCTCGTCATGCTCTACAACGACGCCTATGCGCCGCTGCTCGGCGACAAGCATCCCGGCGCGCTGGGTTGCAGCATCCACGACGTGTGGACCGAGATCGCCGACGTCATCGCGCCGCTCATGGCCGGCGTGATGAGCACCGGCGAAGCGACCTGGATCCCCGACGGCTACCTCGCGCTGGAACGGCACGGCGCCGCGGAGGAGACCTACTTCTCCTATTCCTTCGGTCCCGTGCGCGTGGAGGACGGCAGCGTCGGCGGCATCCTCGCGGTCACGATGGAGACGACGCAGCGCGTCGTCGGCGAAAGGCGGCTCGCTTTCCTCAAGGCGCTGGACGACGCCACCGCCGACGCCGTCGATGCCCGGGACGTGTGCTCGCGGGCGATGACGGTCCTGGGCGCGGGCACGCAGGATGTGCCGCAAGCCGCGCTGTATCTGCGCCAATCCGGCCACGCGGAAATGCGGGTCGCGCAGACCGCGTCTCCCATCGGACGACCGGTCGACTGGCCCGCGGAGCTGACCGCGGACCTCGCAGCCGGCGACGCCAGCGGCACGCCGGCGACCGCCTGCCCGATCCCCTGCGCCATCGCGGTGCCGATCCAGATCGAAGGCAGAGCCGAGCGGCTCGGCACCTTCGTCGCCGTGCTCAATCCGCAGCGCCCGCTGGACGACGACTACCGGACGTTCATCGCGCTGATCGGCCGGCAGATCGGACGATCCATCTCCGACGTCAACGCCCTGGCGCTGGAACGGGCGCGCCTGCATGCGGAACAGGAGCTCCGCCGGATCTTCGAACAGGCCCCGAGCTTCGTCTGCATCCTGAAGGGCCCGGACCATGTGTTCGAGTTCGTCAACCGCGCCCACCTGCGCCTGTTCAACAGCGCGGCATGGCTGGGCAAGCCGGCGCGGGAAGCCTTCCCGGACATCGCCGGACAGGGCTACTTCGAGCAGCTGGACGAGGTGTACCGGACCGGCAACCGCTTCGTTGCCGCCTCGGCGCCGGTGCGCTACCGCTACGCCCCCGGCAGCGCCGAAGAAGAGCGGCTGCTGGACTTCATCTACGAGCCGATCCGCGACGAGAGCGGCCGCGTCACCGGCGTGTTCTGCGAAGGCTTCGACGTGACCGCGCAACGGCGCGCCGAGTCCGCGCTCGCCGCGGCCCTGCAGCAGACGCAGGGCCAGCGCCGGCTCTACGAGGCCATCCTGGCCAACACGCCGGACCTGGCCTACGTGTTCGACCTGTCCCACCGCTTCGTCTACGCCAACGAGGTGCTGCTGCGGATGTGGGGCAAGACCTGGGACGAGGCGATCGGCAGGAACTGCCTGGAACTGGGCTACGAACCCTGGCATGCGGCCATGCACGACGAGGAGATCGAGCGTGTCGTCGCGACCGGCCAGCCGGTCCGCGGCGAGGTGCCCTTCGCGGGCGCCTTCGGCCGGCGCATCTACGACTACATCTTCGTGCCCGTGTTCGGTCCGGGCGGCGAGGTGATCGCCGTCGCCGGCACCACGCGCGACATCACCGAGATCAAGGCGATGCAGGAGACGCTGCGCAGCCAGGCGGACCAGCTGCGGGAGAACGACCAGCGCAAGGACGAGTTCCTCGGCATCCTGGCGCACGAGCTGCGCAATCCGCTGGCACCGCTGAAGAACGGCCTGGAAGTGTTCCGCCGCCTGGGAGCGCGCGATGAGCCAACGCTCCAGAAGGTGCAGGCCATGATGGACCGCCAGCTGGTGCAGATGGTGCGCCTCATCGACGACCTGCTCGACGTCACGCGCATCTCCAGCGGCAAGATCCGCATGAGCCGGTCGCGCGTGGCGCTGGCCGAGGTGGTGCAGGCGGCCGTCGAGACCAGCCAGCCGGCGATCGATCTCCAGGGGCACCGCTTGAGCATCGCCGCACCGGGCCGCCCCGTCTTCGTCGACGCGGACGCGACGCGGCTGGCGCAGGTGTTCCTGAATCTGCTGACCAACGCGGCGAAGTTCACCGCGCCCGGCGGTCATCTCCAGATCGTCACCGAGCAGCAAGGGCGCGACGTCGTCGTCACCGTCCGCGATGACGGAGAAGGCATCCCGCCCGACATGCTGTCGCGGATCTTCGAGATGTTCGTGCAGGTGGACCGCGCGCAGGACCGTGAGCGCGAACGCAGCGGGCTGGGCATCGGCCTGTCGCTTGCGCGAGGCCTGGTCGAACTGCACGGCGGCAGCATCGAGGCGCGCAGCGACGGACCGGGGCGAGGGAGTGCCTTCATCGTGCGTCTGCCGATGGCGGCCGACGCCGCACGGCCGGTCGGCGAAAGCGACCGGTCCGACGACCTGCCGAGCCTGGCCGGGCGTCGCGTGCTGATCGCCGACGACAACGTCGACGCCGCGGACAGCCTGGCCCTGCTGTTCGAACTCATGGGCGCCAGGCCGCGCGTCGCGCACGACGGCCTGGACGCCGTGGCGCAGGCCGAGCGGTGCCAGCCGGAACTGGTGCTGCTCGATCTCGGCATGCCGGGGCTCAGCGGCTACGAGGCGTGCGCCCGGATCAAGGCGTCGCCGTGGGGTCGCGACATGGTGGTGGTGGCGCTCACCGGCTGGGGACAGGAGAAGGACCGCCGCCAGTCGCGCGAGGCGGGCTTCGACGCCCACCTCGTGAAGCCCGTCAGCACGGAGGCGATCAAGGCGCTGATGGCGTCGACCGCCCCGGCGCCGTCCGGTCCCGGGCGGGAACACGCCGGCGCGAGCCCAGGCGCTGAGCGTAGAGCCACGTGA
- a CDS encoding ABC transporter substrate-binding protein, whose translation MNVQRRELCAAGAATLLLSACASPGSSEACAAAAELAGNGKLRAAINLGNPILASRGADGELRGVSVDLAREAARRLGVSIELVAFNAAGKVVEAIKDKQVDLAFVAIDPLRGADTDYTAPYVIIEGAYLVRNDSPLQRNEDVDRTGRRIVVGRGSAYDLYLTREIRSATLVRAPTSPAVTDMFLADQLDVAAGVRQQLEADARRVGGVRLLPGRFMVIEQAMGVPKGRVAAQRWLSGFVEEMKASGFVAEALRRHGIEGALVAPPRQAPPR comes from the coding sequence ATGAACGTGCAACGTCGCGAACTCTGCGCCGCCGGCGCCGCCACACTGCTGCTGAGCGCGTGCGCGTCGCCAGGCTCGTCTGAGGCCTGCGCCGCCGCAGCTGAGTTGGCCGGCAACGGCAAGCTCCGCGCCGCGATCAACCTCGGCAATCCCATCCTGGCCAGCCGTGGCGCCGACGGCGAACTGCGCGGCGTCTCGGTGGACCTCGCGCGCGAGGCGGCGCGGCGACTGGGCGTGAGCATCGAGCTCGTCGCCTTCAACGCGGCGGGCAAGGTCGTCGAGGCGATCAAGGACAAGCAGGTCGACCTCGCCTTCGTCGCCATCGATCCGCTGCGCGGCGCCGACACCGACTACACCGCGCCCTACGTGATCATCGAAGGCGCCTACCTGGTCCGCAACGACTCGCCGCTGCAGCGCAACGAGGACGTCGACCGCACGGGCCGGCGCATCGTCGTCGGCCGCGGCAGCGCCTACGACCTGTACCTGACCCGCGAGATCAGGTCCGCCACGCTGGTGCGCGCGCCGACGTCGCCGGCGGTCACCGACATGTTCCTCGCCGACCAGCTCGATGTCGCCGCGGGTGTGCGTCAGCAGCTCGAAGCCGACGCGCGCCGCGTGGGCGGCGTGCGCCTGCTGCCGGGCCGCTTCATGGTGATCGAGCAGGCGATGGGCGTGCCCAAGGGACGCGTGGCCGCGCAGCGATGGCTGAGCGGATTCGTTGAGGAGATGAAGGCTTCCGGCTTCGTGGCGGAGGCGCTGCGCCGGCATGGGATCGAAGGGGCGCTTGTGGCACCGCCGAGGCAAGCACCGCCGAGGTAA